TAAGAAATAAAACAAAACCAGAGAGACTGGCAATTTCTGAAATTAAGAGAATACATGAGTTGGAAGCTGATCCCGATAAGTGTTTTCTTGCCCAGGGTATTGTCTGTACCGGACCTGCGACGAGAGCAGGTTGTGGTGAGGTTTGTATAAATATAAATATGCCTTGCAGAGGCTGTTTTGGACCTGTGGAGGGTGTTACTGATATGGGCGCTAAATACCTCTCTGCCTTCGCTTCATTGATAGAAGCAAAAACAGAAGAAGAAAGGAAGGAAATCATAGATCGGCTGAAGGATCCTGCTGGATACTTTTATCGTTTTACAACCGCATCTTCAATTTTGAAGAAAAGAAGAGGGGCTTTAAAAAAGGCATGAGGTGCAAATATGGGCAATAAAATAACTGTTAATCCGATTACAAGATTGGAAGGCCATGGGAAGATAGACATTTTTCTCAACGAAAACGGGGATGTTGAAGATGCATATTTGCAGGTAACAGAATTGAGGGGATTTGAAAGGTTTTGCATAGGTAGACCAGCAGAAGAAATGCCGAGAATAGTACCAAACATATGCGGTGTCTGCCCTACCCCCCATAACATGGCCTCTACGAAAGCGCTCGATTCCATATACGGCGTTACTCCAACCCCTGCGGCAAAACTGGTAAGAACACTCCAGTACAATGCAAATTTCATTGAAGACCACTATATCCATTTTTTCTTCCTCGCTGCCCCTGATTTCGTAGTTGGACCCGAGGCTAATCCAGTAGAAAGGAACATCCTGGGGGTAATCAATAAGGTTGGCCTCGACATCGGTAAAAGGGTCATCGACATAAGAAGAAGAACGAGGGACATAATAAAGCTAATTGCCAGTAAGCCATCGCATCCAGAAGGAGGGCTACCGGGCGGCGTACCAAGGGGGATAAAACAGGAGGAGCGAAAAACAATAATCGAGACAGCAGATTTATGTGTTGAATTCGCTCAATTTGCATTACAACTTTTTAAAGATGTTGTCCTGAAAAATAAGGACTACCTCGATTTAATTTTAAGCGATGTCTATAACCTGAAAACTTACTATATGGCACTGGTGGATGAAAATAAAAAGGTCAATTTTTACGAAGGCAAGTTAAGGGTGATTGACCCTAATGGTAAGGAGGTCTCATTTTTCCACCCGAATGACTACACTGAATATATTGGAGAGTGGGTAGAGCCATGGACATATGTTAGATTAACATATTTAAGGAAGATTGGATGGAAAGGATTGATTGAAGGCGACGATACGTCACTCTACCGTGTAGGCCCGCTTGCAAGATTCAATGTTTCTGAAGGTATGGCAACACCACTTGCCCAAAAAGAATACGAACAAATGGTAAGTACCCTCGGAAAACCAGCTCATCACACACTCGCCTACCACTGGGCACGGTTAATCGAGGCACTGCAGGCTGCCGAGGACCTTCAAAGGATATCCATCGATCCATTGCTTACCAGTACGGATATCAGAAACATGAACTTTCAATTTACCGGAAAAGGTATTGGCTGTGTTGAGGCGTGCCGCGGGACACTGATCCATCATTATGAAACTGATAATGAGGGACTGATTACAAAGGTAAATATGATTGTAGCAACACAGCAAAATGCTGCCCCCATAGGGTTATCTGTAAAAAAGGCAGCACAGAGATTCATCAAGGGAGGAGAGGTAAGGGAAGGTTTGCTGAATATGGCTGAGATGGCATTTCGTGCATACGACCCGTGTCTCGGATGTGCCACACATACGATACATGGGAAGATGCCATTGGTTATTGATGTCCACGATCACACGGGGAACGTGATTAAGACCGTAAGCAGAGGAGCGTAACTTTATGTAAAGTAAAGGGTTCTAGGGGTCTAGGGGTCAAGTGTTTCTTTTTTTATAAAGCTTTTCACTCGAATCCTTGAACCCTTGAATCCTATAAACTTTCAGACAAAATGCAAACTAACATAATGGATAATCGGACACTCATAATTGGTCTTGGTAACACCATCTTAAGCGATGA
The Pseudomonadota bacterium genome window above contains:
- a CDS encoding Ni/Fe hydrogenase subunit alpha — its product is MGNKITVNPITRLEGHGKIDIFLNENGDVEDAYLQVTELRGFERFCIGRPAEEMPRIVPNICGVCPTPHNMASTKALDSIYGVTPTPAAKLVRTLQYNANFIEDHYIHFFFLAAPDFVVGPEANPVERNILGVINKVGLDIGKRVIDIRRRTRDIIKLIASKPSHPEGGLPGGVPRGIKQEERKTIIETADLCVEFAQFALQLFKDVVLKNKDYLDLILSDVYNLKTYYMALVDENKKVNFYEGKLRVIDPNGKEVSFFHPNDYTEYIGEWVEPWTYVRLTYLRKIGWKGLIEGDDTSLYRVGPLARFNVSEGMATPLAQKEYEQMVSTLGKPAHHTLAYHWARLIEALQAAEDLQRISIDPLLTSTDIRNMNFQFTGKGIGCVEACRGTLIHHYETDNEGLITKVNMIVATQQNAAPIGLSVKKAAQRFIKGGEVREGLLNMAEMAFRAYDPCLGCATHTIHGKMPLVIDVHDHTGNVIKTVSRGA